One genomic segment of Huiozyma naganishii CBS 8797 chromosome 8, complete genome includes these proteins:
- the MMS21 gene encoding SUMO ligase MMS21 (similar to Saccharomyces cerevisiae MMS21 (YEL019C); ancestral locus Anc_1.448): MPRTRADNNTTECLPLHPQALRYFHDIEVKDISTSVTSVEKEFQETLDQIIDSSNRSVDIDKLVADLGDSYREFTKQKEKSETLSQKLTDLKREYKEESAKCEKVTFDTWKKYQSGELTAPNLLELYHERFAKGEEDPVATTTKKKSNFNVMLKLLPHLWKDPTAIIPDDIDTADTDDLQINGGNIELICPITVREFEHPMISKQCGHVFDKVGLTSYFGGRNESKNCPQGACSKMLMLKDFEPDPIMAFRCKIARVLRERKDTEPAGDELDVL, from the coding sequence ATGCCCAGGACAAGAGCGGACAACAATACTACAGAGTGCCTGCCGTTGCATCCACAGGCGCTCAGATACTTCCACGACATAGAGGTCAAAGATATCTCGACGAGCGTGACCTCTGTCGAGAAGGAGTTCCAGGAGACGTTGGACCAAATAATCGATTCCAGTAATAGGAGTGTCGATATCGACAAACTGGTAGCGGACCTCGGAGACAGCTACCGCGAATTCACGAAACAGAAGGAGAAGTCTGAGACTCTATCGCAAAAACTGACTGATTTGAAGAGGGAATACAAGGAGGAGTCCGCCAAGTGCGAAAAGGTGACCTTCGACACTTGGAAAAAGTACCAGAGCGGGGAGTTGACCGCACCAAACCTACTGGAACTCTATCACGAGAGGTTCGCCAAGGGGGAGGAGGACCCCGTTGCTACAAccaccaagaagaagtccAACTTCAATGTAATGTTGAAGCTCTTACCTCATTTGTGGAAGGACCCCACGGCAATAATACCGGATGACATTGACACAGCAGATACAGACGATTTACAGATCAACGGTGGTAACATCGAGCTGATCTGTCCGATCACAGTCAGGGAGTTCGAGCATCCGATGATATCGAAGCAGTGCGGTCACGTCTTCGACAAAGTCGGACTGACAAGCTATTTTGGGGGACGCAACGAATCGAAGAACTGCCCGCAGGGGGCGTGCAGCAAGATGCTCATGCTGAAAGATTTTGAACCGGATCCCATAATGGCCTTCCGTTGCAAGATAGCCCGAGTGTTGAGGGAAAGGAAAGATACAGAGCCCGCGGGAGATGAACTGGACGTTCTGTGA
- the PXP1 gene encoding putative indolepyruvate decarboxylase family protein (similar to Saccharomyces cerevisiae YEL020C; ancestral locus Anc_1.450): MSVTITERITTVLRHYEVDLVFGIVGIPIVTLANEFITHGIRFVSCRNEQSASYAASAYGYLTGKPGVLLVVGGPGLIHSLAGVYNSINNRWPLIVLAGSNDHGHDQYRGAFQELDQISLLKPYVKFSGKLTEGNVDHVLFSAYNIALQGTKGVTYVDIPGNLIETQAVCAGTPGLLPPVPQPIKCSPDPHTVKRVASLILENRDKKVLVVVGKGSQGAFAAVRRFIDEFNFPFLPTPMGKGVVPDEHELNVSSARSYALAHAGIVLIMGARLNWILHYAGPPKWNPNAVFIQCDSNGETLGQNNQYHAGLSLFGDIEYTVEALSNELRSAGGGDYRYGGLSSSIQEKIHKNEQRLRDSEHAVPEESSPPHVLNYNRVYGIIRPLLEQDRTVLVTEGANTMDKARVSFPASTPFSRLDAGTNATMGVGLGYAMAAKLSSGAARDVVLIQGDSAFGFSGMELETLVRFQVGVVVMIMNNSGIYHGNGVGLSTKLSEQCRYDVMARGLGCRAHLVTTGEELTSRFTQALRDARANITTVLNVIIEHGSSTQVAFAWQNKPRM, from the coding sequence ATGTCTGTTACTATCACTGAAAGAATCACCACTGTGCTGAGACACTATGAAGTGGACCTCGTGTTTGGGATAGTAGGGATCCCTATTGTGACGCTTGCCAACGAGTTCATTACCCATGGGATCAGGTTTGTGTCCTGTAGGAATGAGCAGTCCGCTTCGTACGCTGCGTCTGCGTATGGTTACTTAACTGGGAAACCCGGTGTGTTGCTCGTTGTTGGGGGCCCCGGGTTGATCCACTCGCTCGCCGGAGTGTATAACTCCATCAACAACAGGTGGCCCCTCATCGTCCTCGCCGGCAGTAACGACCACGGCCACGACCAGTACAGGGGAGCATTCCAAGAACTGGACCAAATTTCACTGTTGAAACCGTACGTCAAGTTCAGTGGTAAGCTCACCGAGGGGAACGTCGACCACGTCCTGTTCAGCGCGTACAATATTGCGCTCCAGGGGACGAAGGGAGTCACGTACGTCGATATCCCCGGTAATCTGATCGAGACTCAAGCGGTCTGTGCCGGGACTCCCGGGTTGCTACCGCCCGTGCCGCAGCCCATAAAGTGTTCTCCGGACCCGCATACGGTCAAGAGAGTAGCGAGTTTGATACTGGAGAACCGGGACAAGAAGGTGTTGGTGGTTGTTGGGAAGGGTTCGCAGGGTGCATTTGCCGCAGTACGGCGGTTCATCGATGAGTTCAATTTCCCGTTCCTTCCAACACCGATGGGCAAGGGTGTTGTCCCTGATGAGCACGAGTTGAACGTCTCTAGTGCTCGGTCGTACGCTTTGGCGCACGCGGGCATCGTGTTGATCATGGGTGCGAGACTGAACTGGATCCTGCACTACGCGGGACCGCCCAAGTGGAACCCGAACGCGGTGTTCATACAGTGCGACAGCAACGGCGAGACATTGGGCCAGAACAACCAGTACCACGCGGGCCTCTCCCTCTTCGGGGACATCGAGTACACAGTGGAGGCACTCTCCAACGAACTACGGTCCGCTGGTGGGGGGGACTACCGCTACGGAGGGTTGTCTTCCAGCATACAAGAGAAGATCCACAAGAACGAGCAGCGGTTGCGGGATTCAGAACACGCCGTTCCCGAGGAGTCCTCACCGCCCCATGTACTCAACTACAACCGTGTGTACGGGATAATCAGACCGCTTCTGGAGCAAGACCGTACTGTTCTCGTCACTGAGGGCGCCAACACGATGGACAAGGCGCGGGTGTCGTTCCCCGCGTCTACACCCTTTTCGAGGCTCGACGCGGGGACCAACGCGACGATGGGTGTTGGTCTCGGGTACGCAATGGCCGCGAAGCTGTCTTCTGGCGCGGCAAGGGACGTCGTGCTGATCCAGGGCGACTCTGCGTTCGGTTTCTCCGGGATGGAGCTCGAAACGCTCGTGCGGTTCCAGGTGGGCGTCGTCGTGATGATCATGAACAATTCCGGGATATACCACGGGAACGGCGTTGGATTGTCTACGAAACTGAGCGAGCAGTGCCGGTACGACGTCATGGCGCGCGGGCTCGGGTGCCGGGCGCACCTGGTGACTACCGGCGAGGAGCTTACGTCCCGGTTCACCCAGGCACTACGCGATGCAAGAGCCAACATCACAACGGTGCTGAACGTGATTATCGAGCACGGGTCCAGCACACAAGTCGCATTCGCCTGGCAGAACAAGCCCCGGATGTGA
- the KNAG0H01615 gene encoding uncharacterized protein translates to MRFTNIIQGLLVLSGLQAVQGKWYRPKQHIRDSYQEAISNMLDKLAPYSTGEFRDEVANITAQSSEVLKTYGDFVFPLPIVEGILANKMKLLEAHPENVTTILNNIQDGLQFAIETTPDFYLEKVKEYIKGKLKLHELLPSDYFESGELEEIGSPMEFLTLARTPRHPRLESFLRGLIAVMALLGGAMALCGSLGKYQCKMILMVTALTILVWSLHLRREFGV, encoded by the coding sequence ATGAGATTCACTAATATAATTCAAGGTCTACTTGTCCTGTCTGGACTACAAGCGGTTCAAGGCAAATGGTACAGGCCAAAGCAGCACATAAGAGACTCCTACCAAGAAGCTATCTCTAATATGCTGGATAAATTGGCACCTTATTCCACTGGTGAATTTAGGGATGAGGTTGCCAACATCACAGCACAAAGTTCCGAGGTTCTGAAAACTTATGGAGACTTTGTGTTTCCTCTCCCAATTGTGGAGGGAATCCTGGCCAACAAGATGAAACTATTAGAGGCCCATCCTGAGAATGTTACAACAATCTTGAATAACATCCAAGATGGGCTTCAGTTTGCCATCGAAACAACTCCAGACTTTTACCTGGAGAAAGTTAAAGAGTACATAAAGGGTAAATTAAAACTACATGAACTTCTGCCCTCAGactactttgaaagtggagagTTAGAAGAAATTGGCTCTCCGATGGAGTTTTTAACATTGGCAAGGACGCCAAGGCACCCGAGACTGGAATCGTTTCTCAGGGGACTCATAGCAGTGATGGCCCTGTTAGGCGGGGCAATGGCGCTGTGCGGGTCACTGGGGAAATACCAGTGCAAGATGATTTTAATGGTCACGGCATTGACAATTCTAGTTTGGTCCTTACACCTTCGCAGAGAGTTTGGTGTGTAG
- the KNAG0H01620 gene encoding uncharacterized protein: MKFTSVFKQTKEAVKERFVNLAKKEKKEVFKLDVSFYVRPTGCNICNGIIPHCCCDLLQKVNSGDIEADENLIAYLHEQELIRCSILEQQERESCETITNDSEEVMSIQSSMNWRYNSETSSSVESPVTATINPLYVVPLIPEVSSKKELMNERLKRSVEKTLNKSVNRLSVNVKTHEPFIVMPTASVVPTINFDPTVMSSPSAKAHIPNEQVTAKKEPTTSPNLVCELPVSPEQQQLWGQSSESYRKGKDKNGSNDKMDKTHTPKILTKSELSYWQKASNLARLEYTKCREIVTDLKIGCEEYRKKNSNKTTTRAKASAKVKGLFKKVLHCKFPAKGATSSKHNPGEVQCCGFNGLATAMVRYEDALAREKNTCRKYKRSLHNSVWFDELIRQNINANQHDSNASDVIKTELNGVTERMYNEMALIMKCQKNNLTVMVRLGKCINYGYGLKLEYESTTDPVEREKLAVHCQVYNDKVAKHFHQHLDNLEKLQKDYKDEVVCFSRLIGQKAGLYRRMYESDCRSHLKVKMKEEVAWVQCLYVRP, from the coding sequence ATGAAGTTTACCTCAGTTTTTAAGCAGACCAAAGAAGCCGTCAAAGAACGGTTTGTTAACCTGGccaagaaggaaaagaaagaagttTTTAAACTGGACGTTTCATTTTATGTCCGTCCAACAGGCTGTAATATCTGTAATGGAATCATTCCacattgttgttgtgacTTGCTACAAAAAGTGAACAGTGGTGACATAGAAGCTGATGAGAACCTTATTGCCTATCTGCATGAGCAGGAATTGATCAGATGTAGCAtacttgaacaacaagagagagaaagcTGCGAAACTATCACGAACGACAGTGAAGAGGTAATGAGTATTCAATCTTCCATGAATTGGAGGTACAACTCGGAAACTTCCTCAAGTGTTGAATCTCCGGTCACTGCCACGATCAACCCATTATACGTTGTACCGTTGATTCCGGAggtctcttcaaaaaaagaattgatGAACGAGCGATTGAAACGCTCTGTTGAAAAGACCCTGAACAAATCTGTTAATCGCCTCTCCGTAAACGTCAAGACCCATGAACCATTTATCGTTATGCCAACCGCCTCAGTAGTCCCTACAATTAACTTTGACCCAACAGTCATGTCAAGCCCAAGCGCAAAAGCTCACATACCCAACGAGCAAGTAACCGCAAAAAAAGAGCCTACCACCAGCCCCAACTTGGTGTGCGAGCTCCCAGTATCACCggagcaacagcagctgTGGGGTCAGAGTTCAGAAAGCTACAGAAAAGGTAAGGACAAGAACGGCAGCAACGATAAAATGGACAAAACGCATACACCCAAAATTCTAACGAAATCGGAGTTGAGTTACTGGCAGAAGGCAAGCAACCTTGCAAGGCTTGAATACACAAAGTGCAGAGAGATAGTAACTGATCTTAAGATTGGTTGTGAAGAGTATCGCAAAAAAAACTCTAACAAGACAACAACTAGAGCTAAAGCTAGTGCAAAAGTCAAGGGACTGTTCAAAAAGGTTTTACACTGTAAGTTTCCTGCCAAGGGTGCTACATCTTCCAAACACAACCCTGGTGAAGTGCAATGTTGTGGCTTTAATGGGCTGGCAACTGCAATGGTCAGATACGAAGATGCATTGGCACGCGAGAAGAATACATGCCGCAAATACAAGCGTTCCCTTCACAATTCCGTCTGGTTCGACGAGCTTATAAGACAAAACATTAATGCGAACCAGCACGACAGCAATGCGTCAGATGTTATCAAGACCGAGCTTAACGGTGTGACAGAGCGAATGTATAACGAAATGGCTCTGATCATGAAGTGTCAAAAGAACAACCTCACCGTGATGGTCAGGTTGGGCAAGTGTATCAACTACGGATACGGTTTAAAACTGGAATACGAAAGTACCACGGATCCGGTTGAGCGGGAAAAGCTCGCAGTGCATTGCCAGGTGTACAATGACAAGGTAGCCAAACACTTTCACCAACATCTGGATaacttggagaaactgcagAAGGATTACAAAGATGAGGTGGTCTGTTTCTCTCGGCTCATCGGACAGAAGGCGGGACTCTACCGCCGCATGTATGAATCGGACTGCCGCTCTCACCTGAAAGttaaaatgaaagaagaGGTTGCCTGGGTACAGTGTTTGTACGTCAGACCCTAA
- the GTT3 gene encoding Gtt3p (similar to Saccharomyces cerevisiae GTT3 (YEL017W); ancestral locus Anc_1.445), whose product MSGKPYSFKRWKKVELLDLTNKLKLGDIPTSVKKDELIELVENHLYSMEGRLDGLEYPELKAFYDIYPFESSMTDDTEAAGDVKLESDLNSKMLDSGVNSEGDADGDVDAMDGMSEVTSSSNNLDTDTKNYNNLYFGADGTGEQESGFQFKLHECFTDIVGKTKEYNENVQDFLSDLSTITFLFYLVEFGFLLCNTIDNTSFVEYSDLFTTIALWWLLYVIIPVFTSYYFNFVRYDFDIQFDPMTLNIMKAFVSLVVLNLKKAEKQLSFFELGISKKDCVLQHLNLIDGALGQLPLICAIAGCVLAIYVL is encoded by the coding sequence ATGAGTGGTAAACCTTATTCGTTCAAACGTTGGAAAAAAGTGGAACTGTTGGATTTGacaaacaagttgaagCTAGGGGATATTCCTACTAGTGTCAAGAAAGATGAACTGATTGAGCTTGTTGAGAACCACCTTTATTCCATGGAGGGGAGACTCGACGGGCTAGAGTACCCTGAGTTGAAAGCATTTTACGATATCTACCCCTTTGAAAGTAGTATGACAGATGACACTGAGGCGGCTGGTGATGTCAAATTGGAGTCCGATTTGAACTCGAAGATGTTGGACTCAGGGGTAAACTCTGAGGGGGACGCGGATGGGGACGTGGATGCCATGGACGGTATGTCCGAGGTCACGTCCTCTTCCAACAACTTGGATACGGACACGAaaaactacaacaacttGTATTTTGGAGCCGACGGTACTGGAGAACAGGAAAGTGGATTCCAATTCAAGTTGCACGAATGTTTCACTGATATTGTGGGTAAAACAAAGGAGTACAACGAAAACGTCCAGGATTTCTTATCCGATTTGTCGACAATAACGTTCCTTTTCTACCTGGTAGAATTTGGGTTTCTGCTATGTAATACTATCGACAACACCTCATTTGTTGAATACTCTGATCTGTTCACGACTATTGCCCTGTGGTGGCTCCTTTACGTTATAATCCCCGTTTTCACAAGCTACTACTTCAATTTTGTGCGCTACGACTTCGATATTCAGTTTGACCCAATGACGCTTAACATCATGAAGGCCTTTGTCTCTTTGGTggttttgaatttgaagaaagcgGAAAAGCAACTGTCCTTCTTTGAATTAGGAATATCCAAGAAAGATTGTGTATTGCAGCATCTAAACTTGATCGACGGTGCGCTAGGTCAATTACCGTTGATCTGTGCAATCGCTGGGTGTGTGCTAGCAATCTACGTGCTATGA
- the URA3 gene encoding orotidine-5'-phosphate decarboxylase (similar to Saccharomyces cerevisiae URA3 (YEL021W); ancestral locus Anc_1.453), whose product MAFATYEERASVHASPVASKLLRIMASKKTNLCASLDVRTTAELLSLVDQVGPYICLLKTHVDILDDFSMEGTVKPLKELAAKYNFLIFEDRKFADIGNTVKLQYSSGVYKIVQWADITNAHGVTGSGIVKGLKEAAQENSDEPRGLLMLAELSSKGSLAHGEYTTGTVEIAKTDKQFVFGFIAQRGMGGRDEGFDWLIMTPGVGLDDKGDALGQQYRTVDDVVSTGSDIIIVGRGLFGKGRDPTAESRRYRDAGWDAYLKRCNAASN is encoded by the coding sequence ATGGCGTTTGCTACGTACGAGGAGAGAGCGTCGGTGCACGCGAGTCCCGTTGCCTCGAAGCTGCTGCGGATCATGGCCTCCAAGAAGACGAACCTGTGTGCGTCGCTTGACGTGCGCACGACTGCGGAGCTGCTCTCGCTGGTGGACCAAGTGGGTCCCTACATTTGTCTTTTGAAGACTCATGTGGACATCCTGGACGATTTCTCGATGGAGGGGACGGTGAAGCCCTTGAAGGAGCTTGCTGCGAAGTacaacttcttgatcttcgaGGACCGGAAATTCGCGGACATCGGGAACACGGTGAAGTTGCAGTACTCCTCCGGTGTGTACAAGATCGTGCAGTGGGCGGACATCACGAACGCGCACGGTGTCACCGGTAGTGGGATTGTGAAAGGTTTGAAGGAGGCCGCCCAGGAGAACAGTGACGAACCGCGTGGGTTGCTGATGCTTGCGGAATTGTCCTCGAAGGGTTCACTTGCACACGGGGAGTACACCACTGGCACTGTAGAGATTGCGAAAACGGACAAGCAGTTTGTGTTCGGGTTCATTGCGCAGAGGGGCATGGGCGGGAGAGACGAAGGTTTCGACTGGCTGATCATGACGCCCGGTGTTGGGCTGGACGATAAGGGCGATGCCCTTGGACAGCAGTACAGGACCGTGGACGACGTGGTCTCCACGGGCTCGGACATCATCATTGTCGGCAGAGGACTGTTTGGCAAGGGCAGGGACCCAACCGCCGAGAGCAGACGCTACAGAGACGCTGGGTGGGACGCGTACTTGAAGAGATGCAACGCTGCAAGCAACTAA
- the EDC3 gene encoding Edc3p (similar to Saccharomyces cerevisiae EDC3 (YEL015W); ancestral locus Anc_1.442): MPQHSQFIDFGVELELKDGKKIIGKISKASTKGLSLYDVEFGDGTLSPSFKVRASRLKDLRVLSVANKKNNGNGPNINNNNNNATRKNKNGSGQNNVHVNGNTIEWQGDDVKMIKEQEDFDFQGNLNMFNKKDVFAKLREQDEIDPSNRLVSHNRKQSGTSSPFKEKYDIDEMVIPNAKDDSWNKITGQKPEGKQYDNVKSGSESEKATEEYDSDVESDSPDTQLEHLPVTNSINITHLLHSAVEGDEKSKSQEELLSKLQKMIISQTSQNSKTPRSMPFNLTLKNKKTKQSIPMATPVQLLEMERLAQENFDISINSLNDIFALNSSYFIKQKLGGGLRLTSGNSNPEPLVVIFACDSNRSGLKALTLGRFLCQNLQVRVITLFTSANTYHQNEKTSNRGSRSNRVKGSNSDDNSDDDDAAIKRSTDMFVKCGGKVVNSLAALDNILKKLNSPIELIVDAMQGFDCNLIDFDNNQRRITDMVTWCNDMIARRNIKIVSIDIPSGYDGGSGLQNFTVALNRVDYILCSYTWPLTSLHALKNVIKCQETEETVIMVDCGFPKNVYLQRNSLRKFHNVDTFVNRGSIALTL, translated from the coding sequence ATGCCGCAGCATTCACAGTTTATTGATTTTGGTGTAGAGCTAGAATTGAAGGATGGGAAGAAGATTATTGGTAAGATCAGTAAGGCATCAACAAAAGGGCTATCGCTATACGACGTTGAGTTCGGTGATGGTACCTTGTCTCCATCCTTTAAAGTGAGAGCATCAAGACTGAAGGACCTACGGGTTCTTAGTGTTgcaaacaaaaagaacaacggTAACGGTCCGAACatcaataacaacaacaataacgCAACgagaaagaacaagaatGGCAGTGGCCAGAATAATGTGCATGTGAATGGCAATACGATAGAGTGGCAAGGTGATGACGTTAAGATGAtcaaagagcaagaagatTTTGATTTCCAAGGTAACTTGAATATGTTCAACAAAAAGGATGTCTTTGCCAAACTGAGAGAGCAGGACGAAATTGACCCATCGAATAGACTAGTTTCACACAATAGGAAACAAAGTGGGACTTCCTCTCCTTTCAAGGAAAAGTATGATATTGATGAGATGGTTATTCCAAATGCCAAGGATGATTCTTGGAATAAAATCACTGGGCAGAAGCCTGAAGGGAAGCAGTATGACAACGTTAAAAGTGGTTCCGAATCAGAAAAGGCTACTGAAGAGTATGACTCAGACGTTGAGTCGGACTCTCCCGACACACAATTGGAACATTTGCCAGTCACAAACTCCATAAATATAACACATCTCCTTCATTCAGCCGTTGAGGGCGACGAGAAGAGTAAAAGCCAGGAAGAACTACTATCAAAATTGCAAAAAATGATTATCAGTCAAACAAGTCAAAATAGCAAGACACCTCGGTCTATGCCATTCAACCTCACGCTtaaaaataagaaaacCAAACAATCGATTCCAATGGCCACACCGGTTCAACTTCTGGAGATGGAAAGGTTAGCACAGGAGAATTTTGACATTTCAATCAACTCTCTCAACGATATTTTTGCGTTGAATTCATCATACTTTatcaaacagaaactggGAGGTGGTTTGAGATTGACCTCGGGAAACTCTAATCCGGAACCGCTAGTGGTCATATTCGCATGCGATTCAAACAGATCGGGCTTGAAGGCACTGACTTTAGGTAGATTCCTTTGTCAGAATCTACAAGTGCGTGTAATCACTCTGTTCACTAGTGCAAACACATATCACCAGAACGAGAAGACTAGTAACCGTGGCAGTCGTAGCAACCGTGTCAAGGGAAGCAACAGCGATGACAATTCggatgatgacgatgctGCTATCAAGAGAAGTACAGACATGTTTGTTAAATGCGGTGGGAAAGTGGTCAACTCATTGGCAGCACTAGACAACATTTTAAAGAAGCTGAACAGTCCGATCGAATTGATCGTTGATGCTATGCAAGGGTTCGACTGTAATTTAATTGACTTTGATAATaaccaaagaagaatcACGGATATGGTAACATGGTGTAACGACATGATAGCGAGAAGGAATATAAAGATTGTTTCTATTGATATCCCATCTGGGTACGATGGTGGCTCAGGGTTACAAAACTTTACTGTGGCTCTGAATAGGGTGGACTACATATTGTGTTCGTACACCTGGCCATTGACCAGCCTCcacgctttgaagaacgtcATCAAGTGTCAGGAGACGGAAGAAACAGTTATCATGGTGGACTGTGGGTTCCCAAAGAACGTCTACCTGCAAAGAAACTCCCTACGCAAATTCCACAACGTCGACACATTTGTGAACCGTGGATCCATCGCTTTGACTTTGTAA
- the TIM9 gene encoding protein transporter TIM9 (similar to Saccharomyces cerevisiae TIM9 (YEL020W-A); ancestral locus Anc_1.452) → MDALNGKEQQEFQKLVEQKQMKDFMRLYSNLVERCFMDCVNDFTSSKLTNKEQSCIMKCSEKFLKHSERVGQRFQEQNAAMGQGLNR, encoded by the coding sequence ATGGACGCACTAAACGGCAAGGAGCAGCAGGAGTTCCAGAAACTGGTGGAGCAGAAGCAGATGAAGGACTTCATGCGGTTGTACTCGAACCTCGTGGAGCGGTGCTTCATGGACTGTGTGAACGACTTCACGTCGTCCAAACTGACGAACAAAGAGCAGAGCTGCATCATGAAGTGTTCTGAGAAGTTCCTGAAGCACAGCGAGCGTGTCGGCCAGCGGTTCCAAGAGCAAAACGCCGCGATGGGCCAAGGCCTGAACCGTTAA
- the EAF5 gene encoding Eaf5p (similar to Saccharomyces cerevisiae EAF5 (YEL018W); ancestral locus Anc_1.447) produces MDSVVKELIVLQVIYALIVPRVEDVDRSREESIGSFSSGNSGIFSGKNGNSTLSMGNSSGSVSSSSSSGLNLSDNRMISSNIKLSLVKLTNEIQNSLLINQLMDISKEAKLNIKDILTIIKDLFPLQRTILVDGQLSFHNLKVKDLKSQIVFKYEEFKRRQCATIEALDDRILELRKVASLDTRNAPHTTPSPTNSTQQQQQHAHSFSSPLLPGSAASSASQRPAQAVNKDPKREKLLQLYRDTVLNKLQAKTKILDKLYLSLNYTEMDKIVYHLIELEKIKKTTPVSVHHLQLILQKSVTDGIMSHPTGDTTWETARQLQLELDDTVQFMRRALE; encoded by the coding sequence ATGGACAGCGTAGTGAAGGAATTGATTGTGTTGCAGGTGATCTACGCTCTGATTGTCCCCCGGGTTGAAGACGTGGACAGAAGCAGAGAGGAAAGCATCGGCAGCTTCAGTTCTGGGAATTCGGGCATCTTCTCTGGCAAGAACGGCAACAGCACTTTGTCTATGGGGAACAGTAGTGGCAGTGTtagttcctcctcttcgagTGGCCTGAATCTCTCTGACAACAGGATGAtcagcagcaacatcaAGTTGTCGCTGGTCAAATTGACGAACGAGATCCAAAACAGTCTGCTGATCAACCAGCTGATGGATATTAGCAAGGAGGCCAAGTTGAACATTAAGGACATTTTGACAATAATCAAGGACTTGTTCCCCCTGCAGAGGACAATTCTCGTTGACGGACAGCTTAGCTTCCATAATTTGAAGGTCAAGGATTTAAAGAGCCAGATAGTGTTCAAGTACGAAGAGTTCAAGAGGCGACAGTGTGCCACAATCGAGGCACTGGACGACCGGATCCTCGAGCTGAGGAAAGTCGCGTCGCTGGACACAAGAAATGCACCTCACACAACACCGTCTCCGACGAACTCCacgcagcagcaacaacagcacgCACATTCGTTTAGTTCCCCGTTGCTTCCTGGATCGGCCGCCTCATCTGCATCGCAAAGACCGGCGCAGGCGGTCAACAAGGACCCGAAGAGAGAAAAGCTGTTACAGCTGTACAGGGACACTGTGCTGAACAAACTGCAAGCAAAGACGAAGATCCTCGATAAGTTGTACCTGTCCTTGAATTACACGGAGATGGACAAGATCGTGTACCACTTGATCGAGCTAgagaagatcaagaagactACACCCGTGAGCGTGCACCACTTGCAATTGATCCTGCAGAAGAGCGTCACGGACGGCATAATGTCGCACCCGACGGGGGACACTACTTGGGAAACCGCACGACAACTACAACTGGAGCTCGACGACACAGTCCAGTTCATGAGAAGGGCCCTGGAGTGA